The following nucleotide sequence is from Acyrthosiphon pisum isolate AL4f chromosome A2, pea_aphid_22Mar2018_4r6ur, whole genome shotgun sequence.
GGTtatcattaaacatatttagttCAGATTATCCACTAgaggaaaattaattttcaatcagtgttacataaaaaatatgtattctcgtcaataataatgaacaaatttCAATCAAATATATAGTATGCAATCGATTAACTAAAgccaaaatgtaatttaattataatatttttaattttgattatttgttttaaatcagGGAGGAAGGAAATCAAGTTAAGACGAGAAACGTTTTCCTTACAGTGAGACACTAAATGTGTTAATACCTGTTTATAGttgtacagaaaaaaatattacagtgtTGCAAAATATTCCTCTAAATAGCTTTTGTAAATATAGTCAATgtaaataaatcttataattatagatattataatattaattatatgactCGGTGGCCAATTACATCATATGCCGAAAGACTTCTTGTATAAATAGTTGGTACCAAATACTAGAGAATTTATGTAAGATTGCACTACCTAGGGAccttgatattaaattattgttaagcCAAATTACatcaaatacctacaataataattatgttaagacACATCAACTATATATAGAGTATACTAATAAGTATCATCCATCGCATAAAACAACAAAAGATTAAAAAACATCactaattttatttggttaacaatcatttttattaaaatttagaaaatgaaGTCACACACAAATGCAGTAGATTGAAGTGTGTGTACTGTGGATGAACAGTACTGATCAATTTAAATTGGGACCAAGTCCATTCTCTCTGAGGAGCAGTGAAGTGGTAAAGTGTGGAAAAATCAAGTAGACTATAAACAAGACAATCTTCTGTACGTATAAACGATACTAATAATTGGTATATGTCATGAACAAATCACAGAAATGCAAAGATCACAACATTCAGTTGCGACAACATTCAACAAGTAGAGTTGTtagacaataaatattttaacgatcaTCGACAAGTAAGAAAGATCTCAACCAAGCGTTGCGCCATACTCAAACACTGTAGGCCCACCGCGCAAGGGTACGATGATTAGGAATGCTATGCCATGCGCTGGCGTCTCGAGATtcgttcaaataaaaaatataacggtTAATACTGGGATAGAATTCCTTCTCCCTATCTCTCATAACTATAAGATTTGATGGTTCTTACCACTGACATGAATAcagctataatataggtaggtacctgcgATTAACTTTATAAGATGAAACAAATTGTGAGTTTTTGAACcgacaaaaaattgaaaaccaataacaataattgggTGTGGGACGGAGATTAGTAATCGCTGAAACTCAAAAACTGATGGGGAACAACGGTGGTCGGAAACAACTAGAAAACGTAGCATGTAGATGTTTAGTGCAAAAATCACGTTGGACAGTGGGTTTTGACGTGGCGTTATGGTATTCACACGTCTCTGTGGGTGTAAACAATagatttcaaataggtataaaacaaCGATATATCGACGAATGatggttttaaataaacatttatcgtTACTTACCTCGGCGGAGTTCACCACACGCAAATGgacgaaaagaaaaaaacactcGGAGAGCGGTGCGACCGCAGACACAGTCAGAACGACGAGTCCAATACAGTATCGGTAGGGCAACGATAACAATTTGTTTGTCACTATTTTAGCACGGAGTGCGTTATCGTGTACGGCATTTGCTGGAAGTGTGTTGCCGGTACTCGGTAACCGGTAGAGAAGGTAACGGATGCCAACCGCGGGTTGGAAGCAACAGGCAACGACCAATTAGTTACCTACCGCAAATGTTACAAGTGACGCACGACAGTCGAAGGGTCGTTCGATATCGGACGACTCGCCACCGTCCGTGCTGAAAACCTACAGCAATATTCTTTAATGCATGCCGCAAACGGGTTGCTACAACTACCTCGAGAATCATCTGCAACGATTTAACAACACTTCGAATTAATTACTCCgaaccacggttatctactcgGGTTGGGAATCGGCGTGACTGCGATAGAGTTAGTAACAGCGTTAGTAGTCGTGGTACCTACCGTCCTTCGACCAATTATATAAACCAAGTTGTACACAAAATGTTAAGCGTTCCGACTTTTagtgataataatgattattattattatcacggtCATACAATCATTTACAAAGTGTAAGGGAATGACTTGgcgaaaaaataaaacgttggTACTTAAACCACCTGTAGTATAGGTTATGTGATGATGTTTTTGACAAAGGCCAACAACGACGTCGACGGCGCGCCGAACTCCCGACATATTCATTAGAGTGTTTCTTTCAATCGTTTGCTGGGCAAACGCCGTTCAATcgttaagttatttttgttatttttcaacggtCGCCGATCGCTATTATAACCAACGAGTGCTCTCCGACGTATGTtctattttgagttttttttttctttaatgttTGCTTGACAAAAGTCGTTTGAATATTTAGGTAGTTGGTGTTGTAATAGCAACATGCCCGGCCGACGGCGCTGCATCAATGGTGATTGCCGTTCAAAACCTAAAAGGAAGCTGTTCGCCGCCCAAAAATCTGtgtgcaattattataatgtcttcTACACGCCAGATCGCAAAGTGTGTATGGTCTGTATGCAGAAATGTATCGTATATTTAGAGAAGATCGGTAGGCGGTTTAAAAACGGACAATGTATACTCGACGACACACATCCAACAAAACCAGTCCATGTAATTGAGTTATCAGACTCTGATGACGATGATGCCGTCAACAATGTTACCAAGCCGTCAACAGAAAACCTCGACCCGCAAATAGCTAAATTGAGAACAACATTGAACACAATCTTGGAGGATACTGTTGGGCCATTATTCGAAAAACAAGAAGAATTATGCGAAATCTATTTGGCTTCTCAAAAAGCCGAAATAGATGCTGATAATAAACGTCTAGAAAAATTATCGGAGAAGGTAGATCGGGCACTCAGACAACTATACAACAAATTATACAAGTTTGATGATCAAAGGAAATTTGAGTTTGACAAAGAGATACGTGTTTTTGATCACTTTAATGATGATGTAGAACTTATAGCATCTAAAACTTTACCTATATTGCCGAATGATTTACCCAAAGAAGGACAACTAAAAAGACACTTATTAACAGTGGGTGACAGGGTGTATGGGATGAAACATTCACAATTGCATCCGTGGATTGAAGGGACTATTAAATCAGCAGTTAGtgacacatattttaatattatatttgaggatgaaaaagaaaaagttttgaattataaaaatttagcaTACATAGATGCTACAAGCCACGTACAGTATCCAGTGGGCAGTAGAGTGATCGCCAAATTCCAAGATATGAACATTGAATTGACAGATAAATTCTACGTGGGGAGTAATTGCAGAACCGCCAAAATATCTCAACAATTTTAGgtatgtttaatacatttttataaatattttaggtaggtataccctGTCCGGCGAGAGAACGCACCAATTCTGCGCATCCTCCCGCATCGCCATGCAACCGAAACCGTTTCTCAATGGCAGGGTGTTACGTGGGGTAACCAGTTTTGGTCAGTGTGTTCTCTTACTGGACAGAGTAGGTAATCTTAATGGTAAATGGACATTCCCCCCCCCCTCATATATTTTTGATCCAGATATTTCTCACCCccattgtttttttaaagtttattattgactaataatattgaatttaataatatacctacctaatattatttattaagtatttaatataaaattattttttttaaataaaatataaaatagtttttattttcataaatataatagagtatttatgtatatgttttatCAACTGAATTacttgatacaaaaaaaaattttaaataaatgagtataaaataaaaaaaatgaatcactATGGTGATTAGTCAGAACCGGAAGAtgaactaacatattatattgaaattactGACCATTTGTTAAACTTGATAATAGACaaactttaaacaaaaaaaatagttttgcacCTACCCAGATTAAAACTTATCTCTTTccaaatgttttaataactaCATTAATTTATCCATCTGTTATCCAAGTTATGTacaccattatatattttgcatattaaattatcagtaaaaaattttaaataaaatatctgtccATGTATTTATAGAAAGTCATGAAATGTTGATCTCTGTTGCcaagttttttatataaaaaataggtTATACCTACGGTTCAATGCTTAATATCTATCCATAACAATGCCTGTCATGTCATAGaacctaaaatttaaattaaataaaagaaaggTATATCCACTTTAATGAAAATCTCAACAATTtactgaaaaatgttaaaaatgttttaaaaatattaaacaaatcacCAACGGTTTTAaaagacatttataatattaggtattaggtaatttatttttattaagtttatcatATTgcccaaacaattttttttattataattattgttattattattattattattattaggagaCACCTACTTAATccctttatttaaataaaataatatagtaacaacAATCTTATTTAacatcaaataacaataatttatcctacctattatacactgaaagatattttgaaaaatattagtgtcaatttatagaaaaaagattGTACCTACCGcttacatttgtaaaaaatgtcatACTGTTTAAAAACAGACAAAGAGCAGCTTAACAATTTTCTCAAATAactaacctatatatttatcaCAGCTTATAGTAAAAGAATTTTTTGATCTGCCTTAGGTACATGATATTCTTTGATGATGGACATGCACAGTATGTATACCATAAGAATATTCGCCTCGTGTGTGGTGAGTCACCAAATGTAAGCGACGATGTACATGAAAATATTCGAGAATTTGTGAAGGCGTATTTACACAAATATCCAGAACGGCTTATGgtgaagtttaataaaaaacaagtaGTGCACACAAAGCTAAACAACTTTTGGCGTTCAGCCAAAGTGAAAAACTTAGATGCATCGTTAGTACAGTTAAAATTTCTTGATATGAAGATCAAACACACAGAATGGATATATCGGGGCTCAAACAGGTTAGGCccaatatataatcaattaagtAATCAAGATAAGCGTGTACGTGGTATGGTGTTGACTGatgttaataagttattaaatcgACCATATATTGAAATAGACCTGACTGACGATGAAAAAAGTGTGAACATTGACAACAGTGACAATACTCAAAAACCTCATGAAAATAATGGTGtaattaaatcaattgaaaTACCAGCAAACTGTCCAAAACCGCTTCCTTACAAGCACCATGAGTGTTCTTATTTTTGCATGTCATGGGTTGAGTATAACtacagtaaaacaaaatatatgacttttttaagtattccattacattttGGATTTACGAGATCTGTATTAACagacaaaaagttaaaattaaaaaaagtaatatataccACTCCTTGTGGGCGTAATATAGATAATGAAAACGAAATGTACAACTACTTGAAACTGACAAGTTATGGTGATAGCCAAATGTCAATGGACTTATTTAGTTTTGATTGTTTGGTGAATCCGCTATCTTTGTTCAGCGTACCAGAAGTGTTTATTCGTGTACAAGACATATCTTATGAAAAGGAGTTTAAATCGATTAGTGTTTTCAACAGTTTGAATGACTCAGTACCACATGAAGTATATAACAAAACGCATACCTAGCCCTAACGTTGATTTGAATATAGACTCCGAATCGTTATGTGGATGCGATTGTATTGATAATTGCgaagacaaaaataaatgttcctGTTGGCAACTTACTAACGAGGGTACAAAAAATCATCCCGCTTCTTTAAAAGATCATGATAACATTGGCTACAGTTTCAAACGGCTACACAAAAAAGTATTGACGGGTATTTATGAATGCAATGCCAGTTGTAAATGTAAGAAAACTTGTTTAAATCGTGTTGTTCAGGAACCACTGAAGACGTCACTGCAATTGTTTTTCACTAAGAAAAAAGGCTGGGGGGTGAGAACGCTCGCTGATATTCCCAAAGGCAGTTTTGTTTGTACATATCTTGGGGTGGTTCGCCCAGAGAAAGATACTGATGCTGATCTTTTGTCAAACCGGGGCGAATATCTGGCAGATTTGAATTTTGTCGAGATAGTTGAAGACTTCAAAGATGGATATGAAAGTAATGAAGTGTATGTAGATGAAAATGAAGATTCTACTAGTTCATCTGATAATGAAAAGTTTAATCCTGGTTGGGCAATCAAGAGTAAAGTGAGAACGTTTGAATCTAGAATGTCGTTAAGGAagaatttacaaaatacaaatacaaaaattgatGGAAAACATGAACTGTCTAAGTTAAATACTCAACAAAAAGTTgaaagtaaaaaaacatttttgcaaGACTACATAGATAAAGAATATGGCTTCTACACGTTGGATTCTAAGGTCTGTGGGAACATAGGTCGCTATTTTAATCATTCTTGTGACCCAaacatatttattcaaaatgtttttatcgaTACGCATGACCTAAGACTTCCATGGTTGTCATACTTTGCAAAATCAAATATTCCAGCAGGAACCGAACTAGCATgggattataattatatgattggcagcgtgaaaaacaaaagacttATGTGCCACTGTGGGTCAAAAAAATGCAGGGGCagactattataatttgtatttgtaattctgtcaattgtttttttttttttttacatagagaCAACAGAATATGTTATACTTCAATGATTTACCTATGTGTGTGAttgtgtgaataatattaattcaaggctgggcattaacgagttaaaagttaaaattaaattaaaacgttaagttaatttactcgttactcttttttttaacttaacttaacttaacttaacttaacttaacttaacttttaacttaacgagttaacggaaaaaaatacgagtaacttttaacttaacttaacttaattatcttaaaataacttaacttaacgagttaaaagaaatcattaacttgcccagccttgaatattattgcatataaatattgaactattttactttaaatttttctgagttcaatattttgaaatccaACAGATCAGTATAATTGcatcttacatattattttttttcacattttgtaGACTTATAAAGTTACGTGTGCCAGATgtcctatattttatatgaaaatgttaagtttttaataaacagCAAATTtatataaggttttttttttttattttaagacaataacCCTTGATATCATTACTAAAAGCGCGGGCAAGTGATTAACACTCTGCTGTTCATCAGATGACTGGATGAGTCAcagtaatggatgtgttaaatttgaattcaaagatataaGAACCATTGcaggtatacgaaaaacgattccgagcgaagatataatattattaagtatattgtacGTTATTATGATtagagtaatatattttactattagaggCATTGGGCTACAataggttaaattcatttttgccgaaaaattgcatttgaaaatgtcattgtatgtctaaaatataataatatactttaaacgtttcaagtacccacaaatatttttaaattacagcataatagctcaaaacaagtcaaaataatttgaacattttatttttatgttaaaataaacattttgtgaaaactTGATTACCTATGTCGTCCTATGGTTactagtttttgaattataacaaaattagaaAGTCGTTCTATGAGatactaaataataactaagtGATTTATGGATTTGGCTTTAAGATGGTTCAATATACATGTTAATATGAGTGATAATATAACTATGAAATCAAGTAAGATATGACacaaaattttgtataaaataaatgctggGCTATGTGTATAAGCTATGAATTAAAAggaattgaattaatataatatatggttttctATATGAAATCATTAAGTGAAAGATTATCATCGCTTGACGtaggtaaatttttattttgtttttgctaATATGTAATGaagataactatataataatatgctttttattattgaaaccatggaatttaaatatgatattgtttCATCTTTGAAATGAATGTGACTTTTTTATGTAATGCATTCAATAATATGACATTCTACACTTTTAAGCTGTATTAGAATTGTGTAATGAATATGTGTAAAGTCTTTATGTATATGGATTTATCAACTGCAAATAaagcaatcaaaaaaaaaaaaaaaacaatgtaataccAGCTATTCCGGAAATTCGTTAGATTAGAGCGGTGACAAATTAATAGTGAACggttacaaacaaaaattaaccgGTGGTAGGGTTGATATTCGTTGATATTCGTTTGATAATAATAGCCAACTCCCtcctttaacaaaataataatatttttataaaatatttattcttatcaACTGctgataaatcaaaataataaaataatttattttaaagaactttgattttttttattattttcacagttCTTATGTTCAAAATCACTAAAAACTTAGCGATgtacatagaaatataattttaaatgaatatttcctcaagaaaaataaatcaattgatATGTTGTACCAGTGTTTGCCTCACAAGATAGAaacggtaaattttttttaattaacataaatagtattaagaaatacttattaatttataagattcCCTCCTAAGACCACTCTTGAAATCCAATCTCTCACTCTCCAATAAACTTACCATGTACAAGTCAATAATTTGACTGATctggacaatattatattcagttatGGGGTTCTGCAATCCCATTCAATACCAAAATACTTCAAGCACTTCAATCCATGTGCTTATGACTAGTAACATCGTCTCTTTGGTGTTTCACAAACAATAatcaattagaaaaataattacataacttTAAATTTCATACTAAATTAAACTTCAACAATAACCCATTAATCAAACAATTATCCTCCATCTCACTTCCTGGTAATGTACGTAGAAGAATCAAAAGACAGTGGGCCTAGAgacctactaaaataaaaaatgaataaaacaataagtaatactAAAAAGTATCTGGTTAGGTTGCAATGCTGGTACTCACCTGCCCATAAACGCTACCTCCTGACAGGCTCGTAGCTAGGAATTTCAAAAGgtggtattattaaaaattaattgacaaaattatacacatacaattaaTAACTTTATGTATACTTTGTACAATCGTATATTCGTACaaacacataaaaaatgaattgtgaATAGATAATGATTTAtgagaaaatattatgaatcttTACTGTTATAAGACATAAGTGTAGCATGGTCAAGTTGTGTGGGGTCAAGTTGTGTGGGGTCAAGTTGTGTACCATAAAAGTTAGATAGTGGTTTGATAATAGCAGCTGCCTGTGTTCTTCACAATATCTGCATGTCTCAGGGTGATGACACATTGGAGTTGAAGAATGTGAACAGTATATTCCACCTGCAGTACCTGATACAGGGAATGGAATTAATAAAAGAGATCAATTATGTGCattaaattatgaacaataacaaacttgttattaaatatgttaatattaaataataaaggtatattatataaataatattttaaagaacatttttgaaatatgacaTTTATCTCATTTCAGACTAGAACCTTTCAGtctttcaaattcaaatataactttgtgtaactaataattaaaaattaaaattataaaataaataaaagaactgTCATACCTTGAACTGTAACATACTATACAATATccattttaaaaaactaatagtacttataactaatagtaactcatttaacaatattaatatatagtaagatcattttttaaattataattaggaactattttgttttatctgtAAACATTCCTTTAaacaaatctaatttttattgttcaattGTAATTTGTCAACtgtattatatcttatattcaaAGAGCTCAAGCctgttaaatcaataataaatagataaataagtGTTCAATCAGAAATGCATATTGTGAAGAACTACTTACATTTATCAACTGGCAAAAgcagtattaatttaaaagcttTGACTTCAGtactttctaaaaataaataccctCACATGTATAAGCTTATGCAAATTGCATTTACTCTTCCTATAAGTTTGTCAACGTGTGAACGTAGTTTATCTGCAATGAGAAGGATTAAACATGACTGAGGTCATCCATGTTACAGAATAGATTTAacaatttagttataattagtattaaaaatgatatttctaaaaaaattgataaagaagaaatattagatttatttgcaaaaaaaaaaatagttacatcattttaaaataaatattttttagtttcagTA
It contains:
- the LOC103309898 gene encoding histone-lysine N-methyltransferase eggless-like yields the protein MTQYHMKYITKRIPSPNVDLNIDSESLCGCDCIDNCEDKNKCSCWQLTNEGTKNHPASLKDHDNIGYSFKRLHKKVLTGIYECNASCKCKKTCLNRVVQEPLKTSLQLFFTKKKGWGVRTLADIPKGSFVCTYLGVVRPEKDTDADLLSNRGEYLADLNFVEIVEDFKDGYESNEVYVDENEDSTSSSDNEKFNPGWAIKSKVRTFESRMSLRKNLQNTNTKIDGKHELSKLNTQQKVESKKTFLQDYIDKEYGFYTLDSKVCGNIGRYFNHSCDPNIFIQNVFIDTHDLRLPWLSYFAKSNIPAGTELAWDYNYMIGSVKNKRLMCHCGSKKCRGRLL
- the LOC107884128 gene encoding uncharacterized protein LOC107884128; this translates as MPGRRRCINGDCRSKPKRKLFAAQKSVCNYYNVFYTPDRKVCMVCMQKCIVYLEKIGRRFKNGQCILDDTHPTKPVHVIELSDSDDDDAVNNVTKPSTENLDPQIAKLRTTLNTILEDTVGPLFEKQEELCEIYLASQKAEIDADNKRLEKLSEKVDRALRQLYNKLYKFDDQRKFEFDKEIRVFDHFNDDVELIASKTLPILPNDLPKEGQLKRHLLTVGDRVYGMKHSQLHPWIEGTIKSAVSDTYFNIIFEDEKEKVLNYKNLAYIDATSHVQYPVGSRVIAKFQDMNIELTDKFYVGSNCRTAKISQQF